The Triticum dicoccoides isolate Atlit2015 ecotype Zavitan chromosome 6A, WEW_v2.0, whole genome shotgun sequence genome has a window encoding:
- the LOC119315083 gene encoding uncharacterized protein LOC119315083, with amino-acid sequence MERSFQLNPHATPFVPASNKSLFAESLKGKKDPEKQVDETEKNETADKSAGYQLPESLSFDDYAESLGKINISTESSSKGEAAEASHAGNHHLAVVESLSLMFPDVSADFILEALKANEFDAVLTIDMLSDLCEADDNGHSAEVSEKPQHHGPSST; translated from the exons ATGGAGCGGTCTTTTCAGTTGAATCCGCATGCCACTCCTTTCGTGCCTGCCTCCAACAAGTCTCTGTTTGCGGAAAGCTTGAAAGGAAAGAAGGACCCCGAGAAGCAAGTAGATGAGACTGAAAAGAATGAGACCGCTGACAAGTCTGCTGGGTATCAACTCCCAGAGTCCCTTTCTTTTGATGACTATGCTGAAAGCCTAGGAAAGATCAACATCTCTACTGAGTCATCATCAAAAGGAGAAGCTGCTGAGGCAAGTCACGCGGGTAATCATCATCTCGCCGTGGTGGAATCTCTCTCGCTGATGTTCCCAGATGTGTCTGCTGACTTCATTCTTGAAGCACTGAAGGCCAATGAATTCGACGCAGTACTCACCATTGATATGCTTTCCGATCTG TGCGAAGCTGATGATAATGGCCACTCTGCCGAAGTATCAGAAAAG